From Phragmites australis chromosome 5, lpPhrAust1.1, whole genome shotgun sequence, a single genomic window includes:
- the LOC133919901 gene encoding uncharacterized protein LOC133919901, which produces MGSRSKERGRRKRRREKERYDGAADSRKPGVRAWAGSETKPAKDYYVDAKGDHDNLAFGSLYRLGDLAMSQVLDCSKKGFEYAASPGILLKLHGGFSSSLYHLLSTKLHGPMVKIKRRDIESCTYVAISSYCGLSVRCSKLDSKLTFRDRHQKLVCDI; this is translated from the exons ATGGGGTCGCGAAGtaaggagagggggaggaggaaaCGGAGGCGAGAGAAGGAGCGGTATGATGGGGCGGCAGATTCGCGGAAGCCTGGGGTTCGTGCCTGGGCTGGGTCGGAGACAAAGCCGGCCAAGGATTACTACGTCGATGCGAAAGGCGACCATGATAACCTGGCGTTTGGATCCCTCTATAG GTTAGGTGATCTTGCAATGTCACAGGTTCTTGACTGTTCAAAGAAAGGCTTCGAGTATGCAGCTTCACCTGGCATTTTGTTGAAGCTTCATGGAGGTTTCTCTTCAAGTTTATATCACTTGCTTTCTACTAAACTGCATGGGCCAATGGTAAAGATCAAAAGGAGGGACATTGAGTCCTGCACATACGTAGCAATAAGTAGTTACTGTGGTCTATCTGTACGATGCTCAAAGTTAGACAGCAAGTTGACTTTTAGAGACCGCCATCAGAAGTTGGTTTGTGATAT
- the LOC133919900 gene encoding homeobox-leucine zipper protein ROC8-like: protein MDFGDDVMEGSDGQRRKKRYHRHTPRQIQQLEAMFKECPHPDENQRMQLSRELGLEPRQIKFWFQNRRTQMKAQHERQDNCFLRAENDKIRCENIAMREALRNVICPTCGGPPVADDYFDEQKLRMENARLKEELDRVSSVTSKYLGRSITQLPPVQPLSMSSLDLSVGGLGSPPLGPSLDLDLLSGGCSVHSSFQLPTPVSEMERPMMAEMATRAMDELVRLAQAGDHLWVKTGGPDGREVLNVDTYDSIFAKLGSSFRGPDVHVEGSRDSGLVFMSAVGLVDMFMDSSKWMEFFPAIVSKARTIDVLVNGMAGRSESLVLMYEELHVMSPVVPTREFCFLRYCRQIEHGLWAVADISVDLQQRDARFGATPSRSCRLPSGCLIADMANGYSKVTWVEHMEIEDTVPIHLLYRDLILSGAAFGAHRWLAALQRACERYACLATAGMPHRDIAGVTPEGKRSMMKLSQRMLTSFCASLSASQLHRWTTLPGPNDVGVRVMVHRSTDPGQPSGVVLSAATSIWLPVPCDRVFAFVRNENTRSQWDVLSHGNPVQEVSRIPNGSHPGNCISLLRGLNASQNGMLILQESCTDASGSLVVYAPIDIPAANVVMSGEDPSAIPLLPSGFTILPDGRPGASTRAGPLGSPPAGSLVTVAFQILVSSLPSSKLNAESVATVNNLISTTVEQIKAALNCASH, encoded by the exons ATGGACTTCGGCGACGACGTCATGGAAGGCTCCGACGGCCAGCGCCGGAAGAAGAGATACCACCGCCACACACCGCGCCAGATTCAGCAACTCGAGGC GATGTTCAAGGAGTGCCCGCACCCGGACGAGAACCAGAGGATGCAGCTGAGCAGGGAGCTGGGGCTGGAGCCCAGGCAGATCAAgttctggttccagaaccggcGAACGCAGATGAAG GCGCAGCACGAGCGCCAGGACAATTGCTTCCTGCGCGCGGAGAACGACAAGATCCGGTGCGAGAACATCGCCATGCGCGAGGCACTCCGGAACGTCATCTGCCCCACCTGCGGCGGCCCGCCCGTCGCCGACGACTACTTCGACGAGCAGAAGCTGCGCATGGAGAATGCGCGCCTCAAAGAAGAG CTTGACCGGGTTTCGAGCGTGACGTCCAAGTACCTGGGGCGGTCCATCACGCAGCTGCCTCCGGTGCAGCCACTGTCGATGTCGTCGCTGGACCTGTCCGTCGGCGGGCTTGGCAGCCCCCCGCTCGGGCCGTCGCTAGACCTGGACCTCCTCAGCGGGGGCTGCTCGGTGCATTCGTCATTCCAGCTCCCGACGCCGGTGTCGGAGATGGAGCGGCCCATGATGGCCGAGATGGCGACGCGTGCAATGGACGAGCTCGTCAGGTTGGCGCAGGCCGGCGACCACCTCTGGGTCAAGACGGGCGGCCCCGACGGCCGCGAGGTGCTCAACGTCGACACGTACGACAGCATCTTCGCCAAGCTCGGGAGCTCGTTCCGCGGCCCGGACGTGCACGTCGAGGGCTCCCGCGACTCGGGCCTCGTGTTCATGAGCGCCGTCGGGCTCGTCGACATGTTCATGGACTCG AGCAAGTGGATGGAGTTCTTCCCTGCCATCGTGTCCAAGGCGCGGACGATTGATGTCCTCGTGAACGGCATGGCCGGGCGGAGCGAGTCTTTGGTTCTG ATGTACGAGGAGCTGCACGTGATGTCGCCGGTCGTCCCGACGCGCGAGTTCTGCTTCCTCCGCTACTGCCGGCAGATCGAGCACGGTCTGTGGGCGGTCGCCGACATCTCGGTGGACTTGCAGCAGCGCGACGCCCGGTTCGGCGCGACGCCGTCGCGCTCGTGCCGCCTCCCCTCGGGCTGCCTCATCGCTGATATGGCAAATGGCTACTCCAAG GTGACCTGGGTCGAGCACATGGAGATCGAGGACACGGTTCCCATCCACCTGCTCTACCGCGACCTCATCCTGAGCGGCGCGGCGTTCGGGGCGCACCGGTGGCTCGCCGCGCTGCAGAGGGCGTGCGAACGGTACGCGTGCCTCGCCACGGCCGGGATGCCGCACCGGGACATTGCAGGAG TGACGCCGGAAGGGAAGCGGAGCATGATGAAGCTGTCGCAGCGGATGCTGACCAGCTTCTGCGCGAGCCTGAGCGCGTCCCAGCTCCACCGGTGGACGACGCTGCCGGGGCCCAACGACGTGGGCGTCCGCGTCATGGTGCACCGAAGCACGGACCCGGGGCAGCCCAGCGGCGTGGTGCTCAGCGCCGCCACGTCCATCTGGCTGCCGGTCCCGTGCGACCGGGTGTTCGCCTTCGTCCGCAACGAGAACACGCGCTCTCAG TGGGACGTGCTGTCGCACGGCAACCCGGTGCAGGAGGTGTCGCGGATCCCCAACGGCTCGCACCCAGGGAATTGCATCTCCTTGCTAAGA GGCCTGAACGCGAGCCAGAACGGCATGCTGATCCTGCAGGAGAGCTGCACCGACGCGTCGGGCTCGCTGGTGGTGTATGCGCCGATCGACATCCCGGCTGCCAACGTGGTGATGAGCGGTGAGGACCCGTCCGCCATTCCGCTCCTGCCGTCGGGCTTCACCATCCTGCCCGATGGCCGGCCCGGCGCGTCGACGAGAGCGGGCCCGCTGGGTTCCCCGCCTGCCGGGTCCCTGGTGACGGTGGCGTTCCAGATCCTGGTGAGCAGCCTGCCGTCGTCGAAGCTGAACGCCGAGTCGGTGGCCACGGTCAACAACCTCATCAGCACCACTGTGGAGCAAATTAAGGCGGCCTTGAATTGCGCCAGCCATTGA